A genomic region of Kribbella sp. NBC_00382 contains the following coding sequences:
- a CDS encoding cupin domain-containing protein, giving the protein MTSFPDIVVGTAGEVLELPFGVFTVRISGSQTGGALSVVDSVLAAGALGAAPHVHHAHEEYFLVVAGEVTFDTADGVLTVGAGGSVSVPRGQAHGYRNATSEAARLTTVFTPAGYENYFRAVAAAAASGVEITPSLLNELRAEQRTTPADF; this is encoded by the coding sequence GTGACTTCCTTCCCGGACATCGTCGTCGGTACCGCTGGTGAAGTACTCGAGTTGCCGTTCGGCGTCTTCACCGTGCGCATCTCCGGCTCGCAGACCGGTGGCGCTCTGTCCGTCGTCGACTCCGTGCTCGCCGCCGGTGCGCTGGGAGCGGCGCCGCACGTCCATCACGCGCATGAGGAGTATTTCCTGGTTGTCGCGGGTGAGGTCACCTTCGACACGGCGGACGGCGTACTGACTGTTGGAGCGGGTGGGTCGGTGTCGGTGCCGCGCGGGCAGGCGCACGGCTACCGGAACGCGACCTCTGAGGCGGCGCGGTTGACCACAGTGTTCACGCCGGCGGGCTACGAGAACTACTTCCGGGCGGTGGCTGCGGCTGCCGCGTCTGGGGTGGAGATCACGCCTTCGTTGCTGAATGAGCTGCGGGCTGAACAGCGGACGACACCTGCCGACTTCTGA
- a CDS encoding LacI family DNA-binding transcriptional regulator, whose amino-acid sequence MRQQARIVDVAALAGVSAGTASKALNNTGQLSPATRERVRRAAEQLGFTPDTRGRALSSGRTYTVALLTTDSSGRFSIPIMRGVEDVLSAGELATILCDTRDDPLREQHYLRSLIARRVDGIVVTGRRTEPRGPIDVPLPVVYALAASTDPDDASVIVDDAGGAASVVTHLLGLGRSRIAHVTGPANHRSATERAQAVATAAGNAFVGEPLFGEWSERWGRQSVDQLLRSSHPDAITCGSDQLARGVCDRLRELGKSVPVDVAVTGYDNWSVMAEASRPPLTTVDLQLEEVGRRTATLLLDAIAGEPHHGVLELPTHLIPRESTLGMS is encoded by the coding sequence ATGAGGCAGCAGGCGCGGATCGTGGACGTGGCCGCGCTCGCCGGGGTGTCCGCGGGGACGGCGTCGAAGGCGCTCAACAACACCGGCCAGCTGAGCCCGGCGACGCGGGAGCGGGTTCGGCGGGCGGCCGAGCAGCTCGGGTTCACGCCGGATACGCGCGGGCGGGCGCTGTCGTCGGGGCGGACGTACACGGTGGCCTTGTTGACCACGGACAGTTCGGGGCGGTTCAGCATCCCGATCATGCGTGGGGTCGAGGATGTGCTGAGCGCCGGTGAGCTGGCGACGATTCTGTGCGACACCCGCGACGATCCGCTGCGGGAGCAGCACTACTTGCGGTCGCTGATCGCGCGGCGGGTCGACGGGATCGTGGTGACCGGCCGGCGTACTGAGCCGCGCGGGCCTATCGACGTACCGCTGCCGGTTGTTTATGCGCTGGCTGCGTCCACTGATCCGGACGATGCCTCGGTGATCGTCGACGACGCAGGTGGCGCGGCCTCGGTCGTCACGCATCTGCTGGGGCTCGGGCGCTCGCGGATCGCTCACGTCACTGGTCCGGCCAACCATCGATCGGCCACCGAGCGAGCCCAGGCGGTGGCCACCGCTGCAGGCAACGCCTTTGTGGGTGAGCCACTCTTCGGTGAGTGGAGCGAGCGGTGGGGGCGCCAGTCGGTCGATCAACTGCTGCGCAGCTCGCACCCCGATGCGATCACCTGCGGCAGCGATCAGCTCGCCCGTGGCGTCTGCGACCGACTGCGCGAGCTGGGCAAGTCAGTACCGGTCGACGTGGCGGTCACCGGTTACGACAACTGGTCGGTGATGGCCGAGGCGAGCCGGCCGCCGCTCACGACGGTCGATCTCCAGTTGGAGGAGGTTGGCCGTCGTACTGCGACATTGCTGCTCGACGCCATCGCCGGGGAGCCGCATCACGGCGTACTGGAACTCCCGACCCACCTGATTCCCCGCGAGTCGACGCTGGGAATGTCATAG
- a CDS encoding DUF6879 family protein, which produces MEEITDDEFQELLKTFSHSSIHLETRDAYGTEVELPHMAQWAAGEPDDLEWLQDWCATLRGHIAAGRTVRRARIVSEPLSDYQRWTLAIGHPIVEAGEDVRFVPRREVSELCFPGNDYYLFDDERVVFLHYSGAGLNNALTTTTNPATVEMCRKAFDQVWPLTIPYSEYKPE; this is translated from the coding sequence GTGGAAGAGATCACCGACGACGAGTTCCAAGAGCTGCTGAAGACGTTCAGCCACAGCTCTATTCACCTTGAGACCCGCGACGCGTACGGCACCGAGGTCGAGCTGCCTCACATGGCGCAGTGGGCAGCAGGCGAACCGGACGACCTTGAGTGGCTTCAAGATTGGTGCGCCACGTTGCGCGGCCATATCGCCGCCGGACGGACAGTGCGACGCGCACGGATCGTCTCTGAGCCTCTCAGTGACTATCAGCGGTGGACCCTCGCGATCGGTCATCCGATTGTCGAGGCCGGCGAAGACGTCCGTTTCGTGCCAAGGCGCGAGGTCTCCGAACTCTGTTTCCCTGGCAACGACTACTACCTGTTCGACGACGAACGAGTCGTTTTCCTGCACTACTCCGGTGCAGGACTGAACAACGCACTGACCACCACGACGAACCCGGCAACCGTCGAGATGTGCCGCAAGGCATTCGACCAGGTGTGGCCGCTGACGATTCCCTACAGTGAGTACAAGCCCGAATAG
- a CDS encoding phosphoenolpyruvate carboxykinase (GTP) has product MTTTASPAHTETALRVESPPTTTPAYDLSNAPTEHQGLLAWVAEVAELTQPDRIHWVDGSDAEYTKLTDELIAAGTLVRLNDEKKPNSFWARTDPSDVARVEQRTFICSVDEADAGPTNNWMAPAEMKALMTELYRGSMRGRTLYVVPFCMGPLTAEVPMFGVEITDSAYVVASMRIMARTGSEVLAKMGTDAKYVPCLHSVGAPLAPGQKDVTWPCNDEKYIVQFPEERTIWSYGSGYGGNSLLGKKCYSLRIASAMARDEGWLAEHMLILKLISPEKKVHYIAAAFPSACGKTNLAMLDPTLEGWEVETLGDDIAWMRFGEDGRLYAVNPEFGLFGVAPGTGWKTNPNAMRTIEKGNSLFTNVALTDDGDVWWEGYSQTPPNHLTDWKGREWTPESDELSSHPNSRFCTPIKQCPIIADEYEDPNGVPISAIIFGGRRATTVPLVTQSRDWDHGVFMGATLSSETTAAAVGQVGVVRRDPMAMLPFLGYNAGDYLNHWLTVGKEHDADKLPKIFYVNWFRKDEAGKFVWPGFSENGRVLKWIIERLDGTADAVETPIGLVPTADALDVTGLDLSLEALQVALNVDDEEWKAELPLIEEWFTKLGDKVPATLKLELDNLKARLG; this is encoded by the coding sequence ATGACGACAACCGCCAGCCCTGCCCATACCGAGACTGCCCTCAGAGTCGAGAGCCCGCCGACGACGACACCGGCCTACGACCTGAGCAACGCCCCGACTGAGCACCAGGGCCTGCTGGCCTGGGTTGCCGAGGTTGCCGAACTCACCCAGCCCGACCGGATCCACTGGGTCGACGGCTCGGACGCGGAGTACACCAAGCTCACCGACGAGCTGATCGCCGCCGGCACGCTGGTCCGGCTCAACGACGAGAAGAAGCCGAACTCGTTCTGGGCCCGCACCGACCCCTCCGACGTCGCCCGGGTCGAGCAGCGCACGTTCATCTGTTCGGTCGACGAGGCCGACGCCGGCCCGACCAACAACTGGATGGCGCCGGCCGAGATGAAGGCGCTGATGACGGAGCTGTACCGCGGCAGCATGCGCGGTCGGACCCTGTACGTCGTGCCGTTCTGCATGGGCCCGCTGACGGCCGAGGTGCCGATGTTCGGCGTCGAGATCACCGACTCGGCGTACGTCGTCGCGTCGATGCGGATCATGGCCCGTACCGGCTCCGAAGTACTGGCGAAGATGGGCACCGACGCGAAGTACGTGCCCTGCCTGCACTCCGTCGGTGCCCCGCTCGCACCAGGCCAGAAGGATGTCACCTGGCCGTGCAACGACGAGAAGTACATCGTCCAGTTCCCCGAGGAGCGGACGATCTGGTCGTACGGCTCCGGTTACGGCGGCAACTCCCTGCTCGGCAAGAAGTGCTACTCGCTGCGCATCGCCTCCGCGATGGCCCGCGACGAGGGCTGGCTGGCCGAGCACATGCTGATCCTCAAGCTGATCTCGCCGGAGAAGAAGGTCCACTACATCGCGGCGGCGTTCCCGAGCGCGTGTGGCAAGACCAACCTGGCGATGCTCGACCCGACGCTGGAGGGCTGGGAGGTCGAGACGCTGGGCGACGACATCGCCTGGATGCGTTTCGGCGAGGACGGCCGCCTGTACGCCGTGAACCCCGAGTTCGGGCTGTTCGGCGTCGCCCCCGGTACCGGCTGGAAGACCAACCCGAACGCGATGCGCACGATCGAGAAGGGCAACTCGCTCTTCACCAACGTCGCGCTGACCGATGACGGTGACGTCTGGTGGGAGGGCTACTCGCAGACCCCGCCGAACCACCTCACGGACTGGAAGGGCCGCGAGTGGACGCCGGAGTCGGACGAACTCAGCAGCCACCCGAACAGCCGGTTCTGTACTCCGATCAAGCAGTGCCCGATCATCGCCGACGAGTACGAGGACCCCAACGGCGTACCGATCTCCGCCATCATCTTCGGCGGCCGCCGCGCGACCACGGTGCCGCTGGTGACCCAGTCCCGCGACTGGGACCACGGTGTCTTCATGGGCGCGACGCTGTCGTCCGAGACCACCGCCGCGGCGGTCGGCCAGGTCGGTGTCGTCCGGCGCGACCCGATGGCGATGCTGCCGTTCCTCGGCTACAACGCCGGTGACTACCTGAACCACTGGCTGACCGTCGGCAAGGAGCACGACGCCGACAAGCTGCCGAAGATCTTCTACGTGAACTGGTTCCGCAAGGACGAGGCCGGCAAGTTCGTCTGGCCGGGCTTCAGCGAGAACGGCCGGGTGCTCAAGTGGATCATCGAGCGCCTCGACGGGACGGCTGACGCGGTCGAGACCCCGATCGGTCTCGTACCGACCGCGGACGCGCTCGACGTCACCGGCCTGGACCTCAGCCTCGAGGCCCTGCAGGTCGCGCTGAACGTCGACGACGAGGAGTGGAAGGCCGAGCTTCCGCTGATCGAGGAGTGGTTCACCAAGCTCGGCGACAAGGTCCCGGCGACCCTCAAGCTCGAGCTCGACAACCTGAAGGCCCGCCTCGGCTGA
- a CDS encoding helix-turn-helix domain-containing protein, with product MSTSPNSSARKVQEALGLRLRNLRKDAGLTGRELAAATGWHFTRISKLEHGVQTPTDADIRAWCAACGAGDQEADLVAQARAIESMYVEYRRRGSAGMKQLMLAFQKTYETAEQFRIYEHNVIPGLFQTPEYIRAMLTFWMRFLNTSNDIDEAVAARMQRQTILYEGRRKFTVVLEENALRTWFGTAETMAGQLDRLLSLMNLPNIALGIVPAMIERQGVGSAGFWMFDDKLVTLETPTASIEITQPQEIRLYDRMFDLLRQSAVYGPDARALIIRTQSEMNTSN from the coding sequence GTGAGTACAAGCCCGAATAGCTCAGCCCGAAAGGTTCAGGAAGCCCTAGGGCTACGCCTTCGGAATCTGCGCAAAGATGCTGGCCTGACCGGTCGTGAGCTTGCCGCCGCGACCGGTTGGCATTTCACGCGTATCAGCAAGTTGGAGCACGGCGTGCAGACTCCCACCGATGCCGACATTCGGGCTTGGTGCGCAGCCTGCGGAGCGGGGGACCAGGAGGCCGACCTGGTCGCCCAGGCGCGGGCAATCGAGTCGATGTATGTCGAGTACCGACGACGCGGTTCCGCGGGCATGAAGCAACTCATGCTCGCGTTCCAGAAGACCTACGAGACCGCCGAGCAGTTCAGGATCTATGAGCACAACGTGATTCCAGGGCTGTTTCAGACGCCTGAGTACATCCGCGCGATGCTCACCTTCTGGATGCGATTCCTCAACACCAGCAACGATATCGACGAAGCGGTAGCTGCCCGGATGCAGCGCCAGACCATCCTCTACGAAGGCCGGCGAAAGTTCACCGTGGTCCTGGAGGAGAACGCGCTCCGAACCTGGTTCGGCACAGCCGAGACCATGGCCGGCCAACTCGACCGGCTGCTGTCGCTGATGAATCTCCCGAACATCGCTCTCGGAATCGTGCCCGCCATGATCGAGCGCCAGGGCGTCGGCTCGGCGGGTTTCTGGATGTTCGATGACAAGCTCGTCACCCTCGAAACACCCACCGCCAGCATCGAAATCACCCAGCCACAAGAGATCCGCCTTTACGACCGGATGTTCGACCTACTCCGCCAGTCCGCGGTTTACGGCCCGGACGCCCGCGCCCTGATCATCCGAACGCAATCCGAGATGAACACCAGCAACTAG
- a CDS encoding PPOX class F420-dependent oxidoreductase — protein MEIPGSVRELLESDALAHLVTINPDGSPQVSVVWVGVDGDEIVAAHVPNNRKVQNIRRDGRVALSIETDRHNEMGLTEYLVIKGTARITEGGAVELLRGLAKVYQGPDADFLPGDDLPGGYITHITVDKISGVGPWT, from the coding sequence ATGGAGATTCCGGGGAGTGTGCGGGAGTTGCTGGAATCGGATGCCCTCGCGCATCTGGTGACGATCAATCCGGATGGGAGTCCGCAGGTCTCGGTGGTGTGGGTCGGCGTGGACGGGGACGAGATCGTCGCCGCGCACGTGCCCAACAACCGCAAAGTACAGAACATCCGGCGTGACGGGCGGGTCGCGCTGTCGATCGAGACTGATCGGCACAACGAGATGGGCCTGACGGAGTACCTGGTGATCAAGGGGACGGCACGGATCACCGAAGGAGGCGCGGTCGAGTTGCTGCGGGGCCTGGCGAAGGTCTACCAGGGACCGGATGCCGACTTTCTGCCTGGCGATGATCTGCCGGGCGGGTACATCACGCACATCACCGTCGACAAGATCTCAGGTGTCGGCCCGTGGACCTAG